The following are encoded in a window of Telmatobacter sp. DSM 110680 genomic DNA:
- a CDS encoding hemolysin family protein yields the protein MSWLTITLLAFAALVDTFAAYISRLYSEFGKILPREVQDNLDEWEEKVEPLLGLTREHAALCATVLQQLTLAVFALAIGSVLFDRAPHVARPTYPEIAQAILVVVLAVVFCNQLLPSLLFTHTKGRWAARLVWPIRLLLWLMTPVTAIIRFFFSVASLAEKPVAEEDEPAPDVESLLEAGEEEGILEESDRELVRSAVEFGDKLVREVMTPRPQVFAVPQSITLERFLEMLKEHNFSRVPVYERTLDSITGIAFAHDLLQIADEEARIRTVSSIQHPAVFVPETKRGYELLREMQREKQHMRIVIDEYGGVAGLVTIEDLLEEIVGDIRDEHEKDAHIADPQEEPGGVWVVPGDFPVDELQRLFNLDLDVDERYEATTLGGLVSEIEGRIPLPGEVVLLDHSGLRIQVVASTDRRVDRLRIFPPAKEEATALP from the coding sequence ATGAGCTGGTTAACCATCACGCTCCTTGCCTTCGCCGCACTCGTCGACACCTTCGCCGCGTACATCAGCCGGCTATATTCGGAGTTCGGCAAAATTCTCCCCCGCGAAGTGCAGGACAACCTCGACGAATGGGAAGAGAAAGTCGAGCCACTGCTCGGTCTCACGCGTGAACATGCCGCCCTTTGCGCCACGGTGCTGCAGCAACTCACGCTGGCTGTGTTCGCGCTTGCGATTGGATCTGTGCTGTTCGATCGGGCTCCACACGTCGCGCGTCCGACTTATCCTGAGATCGCCCAGGCGATTCTCGTTGTCGTACTGGCAGTCGTCTTCTGCAACCAGCTTTTGCCATCCCTTCTCTTCACGCACACTAAGGGACGCTGGGCAGCGCGCCTGGTATGGCCCATTCGCCTGCTGCTGTGGCTGATGACGCCGGTGACGGCCATCATTCGCTTCTTCTTTTCCGTTGCCTCGCTTGCTGAAAAGCCGGTTGCCGAAGAAGACGAGCCTGCTCCCGACGTTGAGTCACTGCTTGAAGCTGGCGAGGAAGAAGGCATCCTCGAAGAGAGTGATCGCGAATTGGTTCGTTCCGCTGTTGAATTCGGCGACAAACTTGTGCGCGAAGTGATGACCCCGCGTCCCCAGGTCTTCGCCGTTCCGCAATCCATCACCCTCGAACGCTTTCTTGAGATGCTCAAGGAACACAATTTCTCGCGCGTTCCGGTGTACGAACGTACTCTCGATTCCATCACAGGAATCGCGTTCGCCCATGATCTTCTTCAGATCGCTGATGAGGAAGCGCGGATCCGTACCGTGTCAAGCATTCAGCATCCTGCCGTCTTTGTGCCAGAGACTAAGCGCGGTTACGAATTGTTGCGCGAGATGCAGCGCGAAAAGCAGCACATGCGCATCGTCATCGATGAATACGGCGGCGTCGCGGGACTCGTCACCATCGAAGATCTGCTGGAAGAAATCGTCGGCGACATTCGCGACGAACACGAGAAGGATGCGCACATTGCCGATCCACAGGAGGAGCCGGGCGGAGTGTGGGTGGTTCCTGGCGATTTTCCAGTCGACGAATTGCAGCGCCTCTTTAATTTGGATCTGGACGTCGACGAAAGATATGAGGCGACCACTTTAGGCGGTCTGGTCAGCGAGATCGAAGGCCGCATTCCGCTTCCCGGCGAAGTCGTGCTTCTTGACCACAGTGGCCTGCGCATTCAGGTCGTCGCCTCCACCGATCGCCGCGTCGACCGCCTGCGGATATTCCCGCCGGCGAAGGAAGAAGCAACGGCGCTGCCCTGA
- the moaA gene encoding GTP 3',8-cyclase MoaA, translating to MAVASPIAPAAEDTTRRLIDSHGRVIHDLRVSVTDRCNYKCVYCRTGELGAQYPELAIADYLKLIKLFVGLGIEKVRITGGEPLLRNGLIELIEELANLRTLNGNPLDLALTTNGHLLDKLAAPLKAAGLQRVTVSMDAVDAPTFERITRVPGSFHKVLAGIRAARDAGLTPLKINCVLLRGFNDGEIEGFARFAREEDVVVRFIEFMPLEEGRLWTPEIVVPLKEIVERIGRVMPLVPMPAREASETARRYTFPDGVGEIGIIAPVSQAFCGACSRVRLTSDGKIRTCLFSQVEHDLYGRMRAGENDTALSDYIVKTIYGKEARHHIGEPEFLKPSRSMVHIGG from the coding sequence ATGGCTGTTGCTTCCCCAATCGCACCTGCCGCAGAAGACACCACTCGCCGGCTGATCGACAGTCACGGCCGGGTGATCCATGATCTGCGCGTCTCCGTCACCGATCGATGCAACTACAAGTGTGTCTACTGCAGAACCGGCGAGTTGGGAGCACAGTATCCCGAACTGGCGATCGCCGACTATCTCAAGCTGATCAAGCTTTTCGTAGGTCTGGGAATTGAGAAAGTGCGAATCACCGGCGGCGAGCCTTTATTGCGCAACGGCCTGATCGAGTTGATCGAGGAACTAGCGAATCTGCGCACGTTGAACGGCAACCCGTTGGATCTTGCTCTGACCACCAACGGGCACTTGCTGGACAAGCTGGCTGCTCCTTTGAAGGCTGCCGGGTTGCAGCGTGTCACCGTCAGCATGGACGCTGTGGATGCGCCGACGTTTGAGCGAATCACGCGCGTTCCAGGGAGCTTTCACAAAGTGCTGGCAGGAATTCGCGCAGCGCGCGATGCGGGCTTGACTCCGTTAAAGATCAATTGCGTACTGCTGCGCGGATTTAATGACGGCGAGATCGAAGGATTTGCACGGTTCGCGCGCGAAGAAGATGTGGTGGTCCGGTTCATCGAATTCATGCCTCTCGAGGAAGGCCGGCTATGGACACCGGAGATTGTGGTTCCACTGAAGGAGATTGTTGAGCGCATCGGCCGCGTGATGCCGCTTGTGCCGATGCCGGCGCGCGAGGCTAGCGAGACGGCGCGGAGATACACATTCCCCGATGGCGTAGGAGAGATCGGCATAATTGCGCCAGTAAGCCAAGCTTTTTGCGGCGCTTGCAGCCGGGTCAGGCTCACTTCCGACGGCAAAATTCGAACCTGCCTGTTTTCGCAGGTGGAACACGACCTCTACGGAAGGATGCGTGCGGGCGAAAACGATACCGCCCTTTCGGACTACATCGTAAAAACGATATATGGCAAAGAGGCACGCCATCATATCGGAGAGCCAGAATTTCTGAAGCCATCGCGCTCGATGGTCCACATCGGCGGGTAG
- a CDS encoding energy transducer TonB — protein MRTFFDRVRSTIFKPSRIASTVLGLILMAGAVYGQAPPPVPSAGPATQQPPQAQQGQPVAQPGEPSTTVPAHDVSLSKATMPDSHTKPGKDPTLSEGAFSIHTVGGEIKEDQLKQMLVGKTLYLRGGYQDNNLEFDEHGRLLSHSPQGSYTLSQIQINKVKLSKKKVELLGDRYALHFLGAAPYDDPTAATDRVKINPKKKGVRISFDLEEVEKSKDKSAKKKDKHHGKKEESKEPHAPAVLVSDATDTPAAQANASDLPPINGHQSNKSDKKRSTTNSAVQASQALLTALNNVFSMGVDERMIDAMPDFWKLYYQAAQAKTDYKPTDPGVFRQNAVDQKAKLLSAVDPPSNELAQANGVAGIALYHVVVGSDGKVEEVVAGRPIGFGLDESAEQTIHKATFQPGMKDGKPVPVALDLVVSFRIYSKRTLQPAPVAKVETEKANETILPGPYTVRAQAEAQAQTPTQSQTQTQSQSQPQPVQPSAPAPQ, from the coding sequence ATGCGCACGTTCTTCGACCGCGTTAGATCAACGATTTTCAAACCATCTCGAATTGCCAGCACCGTGTTGGGTTTGATCCTGATGGCGGGGGCTGTATATGGCCAGGCACCTCCGCCCGTGCCTTCTGCCGGTCCAGCTACGCAGCAGCCGCCGCAAGCGCAACAAGGTCAGCCTGTCGCTCAGCCCGGAGAACCGTCAACAACAGTTCCAGCGCATGATGTCTCTCTGTCGAAGGCGACAATGCCTGATTCCCATACCAAGCCCGGGAAAGATCCCACTCTTAGCGAAGGCGCATTTTCAATCCACACTGTCGGGGGCGAAATCAAAGAGGATCAACTGAAGCAGATGTTGGTTGGCAAAACTCTCTATCTGCGCGGAGGCTACCAGGATAACAACCTGGAATTTGATGAACACGGCCGGCTGCTGAGCCATTCTCCTCAAGGTTCTTATACGTTGAGCCAGATCCAGATCAACAAAGTTAAGCTCTCGAAGAAGAAAGTGGAGCTCTTGGGTGACCGCTATGCGCTCCATTTCCTGGGCGCCGCGCCCTATGACGACCCGACCGCAGCGACCGACAGGGTTAAGATCAACCCCAAGAAAAAAGGGGTGCGCATTTCCTTCGATCTTGAAGAGGTCGAGAAGTCAAAAGACAAAAGCGCAAAGAAGAAGGACAAACACCACGGGAAAAAGGAGGAGTCGAAGGAGCCCCACGCGCCAGCCGTGCTTGTGTCGGACGCCACCGATACTCCTGCCGCCCAAGCCAACGCGAGCGACCTTCCGCCAATAAACGGCCACCAATCCAACAAATCCGACAAAAAGAGATCAACGACAAATTCAGCAGTTCAGGCTTCCCAAGCGCTTCTAACGGCTTTGAACAACGTGTTTTCGATGGGTGTCGATGAGCGGATGATTGATGCGATGCCAGATTTCTGGAAGCTCTACTATCAGGCAGCGCAGGCGAAGACAGATTACAAGCCCACTGACCCGGGCGTCTTCCGCCAGAACGCAGTTGATCAAAAGGCGAAACTGCTTTCTGCAGTAGATCCTCCGTCGAACGAGTTGGCACAGGCAAATGGCGTGGCCGGCATCGCGCTTTATCACGTGGTGGTTGGCAGCGATGGCAAAGTTGAGGAAGTCGTTGCAGGCAGGCCAATCGGCTTCGGCCTGGACGAAAGCGCCGAGCAGACCATCCACAAGGCTACTTTCCAGCCTGGCATGAAAGATGGCAAGCCGGTTCCGGTGGCCCTTGATCTCGTCGTTTCATTCCGCATTTATTCAAAACGGACTTTGCAGCCGGCGCCAGTTGCAAAAGTTGAAACCGAAAAGGCGAATGAAACAATCTTGCCTGGTCCTTACACTGTGAGGGCGCAGGCCGAGGCCCAAGCCCAGACGCCGACGCAGTCTCAGACGCAGACCCAATCTCAGAGCCAGCCACAGCCCGTTCAACCCTCCGCTCCCGCCCCCCAGTGA
- the rpsT gene encoding 30S ribosomal protein S20 has protein sequence MANHVSSLKRARQTETRTAVNRVNRTRVRSSLRSLREALAKGDVKAAQEQFRVTVSALDKSVQKGVLHSNTVSRYKSRLNARLKALATAKA, from the coding sequence ATGGCAAATCACGTATCGTCGTTGAAGCGCGCCCGCCAAACCGAAACCCGTACCGCGGTGAACCGCGTTAACCGCACCCGCGTCCGTTCGAGCCTCCGCTCCTTACGTGAAGCCTTGGCAAAGGGCGACGTAAAGGCCGCGCAGGAGCAGTTTCGTGTGACAGTTTCCGCTCTCGACAAGAGCGTGCAGAAAGGCGTTCTGCACTCGAATACAGTGTCCCGCTACAAGAGCCGCCTGAATGCCCGGTTGAAGGCACTGGCGACCGCAAAAGCTTAA
- the era gene encoding GTPase Era has protein sequence MKSGFVAILGRPNAGKSTLMNALTGEKIAIVTPKPQTTRNRIIGVLEVEARKKVHPAAQIVFVDTPGVHKPNSQLDRRMLQEVHEALSTRDVVLVLVDASRRVQVEAAGEPGDITEQAQTRVPHVSTLKPGKDSDSHAKSQKRKSASWASEDEFLFNLIRELDCPVFLVLTKIDLVAKDVLLPLIETMTKQYNFAEIIPVSARKRDGLDLLVRKIVDALPVGERYYPKDQYTDQPMRFMVAELIRERILVETGEEVPYAAAVVIENFEEAEPPAPPRKKGQPPARLPLTRIAAAIYCEREGQKAILIGKGGAKLKEIGTGARKQIESLLGTRVYLELHVIVEANWRESRPFVESLDWRNQLEKLAENQIDEIDK, from the coding sequence GTGAAATCAGGATTCGTCGCCATTCTCGGTCGGCCCAACGCCGGCAAAAGCACGCTCATGAACGCCCTCACCGGCGAAAAGATCGCCATCGTCACTCCAAAACCGCAGACCACCCGCAATCGCATCATCGGTGTGCTGGAGGTCGAAGCGCGCAAAAAGGTTCATCCCGCGGCGCAAATAGTCTTCGTCGACACGCCGGGCGTGCACAAGCCAAACTCGCAGCTCGACCGCCGCATGTTGCAGGAAGTCCACGAAGCACTTTCGACACGCGATGTCGTGCTTGTCCTGGTTGACGCCAGCCGCCGCGTGCAGGTTGAAGCGGCCGGCGAACCGGGCGATATCACCGAACAGGCACAGACCCGGGTGCCCCATGTTTCGACTTTGAAACCCGGGAAGGACTCCGATTCTCACGCCAAATCGCAAAAAAGAAAATCCGCATCATGGGCCAGCGAGGACGAATTTCTTTTCAATCTCATTCGTGAACTGGACTGCCCCGTGTTCCTGGTCCTCACAAAAATCGACCTTGTCGCCAAAGACGTTCTTCTGCCGCTCATCGAGACGATGACGAAGCAGTACAACTTCGCAGAGATCATTCCCGTCAGTGCGCGTAAACGCGACGGCCTCGATCTTCTTGTCCGCAAAATTGTCGATGCGCTTCCAGTCGGAGAGCGCTACTACCCGAAAGACCAGTACACCGATCAGCCCATGCGCTTCATGGTCGCTGAATTGATTCGCGAACGCATTCTCGTCGAGACCGGCGAAGAGGTTCCCTACGCCGCCGCGGTCGTCATTGAAAACTTTGAAGAAGCTGAACCGCCCGCTCCTCCGCGCAAGAAAGGCCAGCCTCCCGCCCGGCTCCCGCTCACGCGCATTGCCGCAGCCATATATTGCGAACGCGAAGGACAAAAAGCGATTCTCATCGGCAAGGGCGGCGCGAAATTGAAAGAGATCGGCACTGGCGCGCGCAAGCAGATTGAGTCGCTGCTCGGGACGCGTGTCTATCTTGAACTCCACGTCATCGTCGAAGCGAACTGGCGCGAGTCGCGGCCCTTCGTAGAATCCCTTGACTGGCGCAATCAGCTTGAGAAGCTGGCTGAGAATCAAATCGACGAAATCGACAAATAA
- a CDS encoding alkaline phosphatase family protein, translating into MLKIWSVLFFSITSCAETFAQFPPQIKNVVVIVQENRTPDNLFHYLSPACPIPANATGLEACTPAPVSTGCYNIAPCAISNQSGHDARVSLKPVPLAGSALPQHSHWSFEKMCDPDPATQKCRNDGAWKITAPSGGAYGYVMNSNVTNYDGTPGHLLDPYITMAKDYGWSNYMFQTNQGPSYAAHQFIFSGTSAPTAADDAKSTFVAEDFNTMNNSGCLATKNATNDLIAPEISSPPTDCSTFDDKSVQECPMANTALIYPTEPVGSFCHGHETMASVLDPHSISWEYYAATAGSLANAPVAFKNICEPQFVNPNGDPSSALKCTGKEWNANVDISGMGTDILRDIENCSLSQVSWVTPDDKWSDHAGGNDYYGPSWVAAIVNAIGTHGKCPTGTRDAGQDYWNNTAIILTWDDWGGWADHELPRVQSALPCRSTDCPGDYQMGFRVPLVVISAYTPAGTISNETHDFGSVLRMIEGVNHLTEGELGFADKRSTTDLREFFTLKAPRAYRVIPAQKSASFFLTVTGPAIDPDDD; encoded by the coding sequence ATGCTCAAAATCTGGTCTGTGCTTTTCTTTTCCATCACCAGTTGCGCCGAAACTTTTGCCCAGTTCCCACCCCAGATTAAGAATGTCGTGGTAATCGTTCAGGAGAATCGAACTCCCGATAACCTCTTCCACTACCTGTCTCCAGCTTGCCCGATACCTGCAAACGCCACTGGGCTCGAAGCGTGCACGCCTGCTCCTGTAAGCACTGGCTGTTACAACATTGCTCCGTGCGCCATTTCCAATCAAAGCGGGCACGATGCTCGCGTGAGTCTGAAACCTGTTCCACTTGCGGGGAGCGCTCTGCCGCAGCATTCCCACTGGAGCTTCGAAAAGATGTGCGATCCCGATCCGGCGACACAGAAATGCCGGAACGATGGCGCGTGGAAAATCACGGCTCCCTCTGGGGGCGCCTATGGCTACGTGATGAACTCGAACGTGACCAATTACGACGGAACGCCGGGACATCTGCTTGATCCGTATATCACGATGGCGAAGGATTACGGCTGGTCCAACTACATGTTCCAGACGAACCAGGGTCCAAGCTACGCAGCGCACCAATTCATATTCTCCGGCACATCCGCTCCGACCGCGGCAGACGACGCAAAATCCACGTTCGTCGCTGAAGACTTCAACACCATGAACAATTCTGGATGCCTGGCAACGAAAAACGCGACCAACGATCTGATCGCACCGGAAATCAGCTCTCCTCCGACCGACTGTTCGACATTCGATGACAAGTCGGTTCAGGAATGCCCGATGGCAAATACGGCATTGATCTATCCGACTGAACCCGTCGGTTCGTTTTGCCATGGACACGAGACGATGGCCAGTGTGCTCGATCCGCATTCGATCAGCTGGGAGTATTACGCAGCAACCGCAGGATCATTGGCGAATGCACCTGTGGCGTTCAAGAATATTTGCGAGCCGCAATTCGTGAATCCCAACGGTGATCCAAGTTCTGCGCTCAAGTGCACGGGCAAAGAGTGGAATGCCAATGTCGACATCAGCGGCATGGGCACGGACATTCTGCGAGACATCGAGAATTGCAGCCTGTCGCAGGTTAGCTGGGTAACTCCCGACGACAAATGGTCAGATCACGCAGGCGGAAACGACTACTATGGACCGTCATGGGTGGCAGCCATTGTTAACGCCATCGGGACGCACGGTAAATGTCCGACAGGAACCAGAGATGCGGGACAGGATTACTGGAACAATACGGCGATCATTCTTACGTGGGATGACTGGGGAGGATGGGCCGATCACGAATTGCCGCGCGTTCAGTCCGCGCTGCCATGCCGATCGACTGATTGCCCCGGCGATTATCAGATGGGGTTTCGAGTACCGCTGGTTGTGATTTCTGCGTATACTCCGGCCGGAACCATCAGCAATGAAACTCATGATTTTGGCAGTGTCCTGCGGATGATTGAAGGCGTAAATCATTTGACGGAAGGAGAACTAGGCTTCGCCGACAAGCGCTCGACGACGGACCTTCGAGAATTCTTTACGCTTAAAGCCCCGCGCGCCTACCGCGTGATTCCCGCGCAGAAGAGTGCTTCGTTCTTTCTGACGGTTACCGGGCCAGCCATTGACCCGGATGATGATTAG
- a CDS encoding RNA methyltransferase, translating to MATSLYNRCLLSELQRECVDVVLVSPRNPLNVGAVARAMANFGFKLLTVVDPYEPHWREARSAVGAPDLLENARETPALADAVRDCSLVVGTGTVTHRKPEQSVVRLDELAPLVTQELDRGGRVAMVFGPEKHGLTRQDLSYCHVLVEIPTDRHQPSMNLGQAAAVCLYELSVRSGRSPEESRPFENSLDNSRERLRAVAGPAPTSNNLDLLAGLIEEVMVFAKYSPKTMQEANRHDLRLILRRLNLNAHDSRRLLGLFRRILRRLQRNSS from the coding sequence GTGGCAACTTCACTCTACAATCGTTGTTTGCTTTCCGAACTCCAACGCGAGTGTGTCGACGTGGTCCTAGTGTCCCCGCGCAATCCACTGAATGTTGGCGCGGTGGCGCGTGCGATGGCAAACTTCGGCTTCAAACTTCTGACCGTGGTTGATCCGTACGAGCCGCATTGGCGCGAAGCTCGTTCCGCTGTCGGCGCGCCCGATCTGCTCGAAAACGCCCGAGAAACTCCGGCGCTCGCAGACGCTGTTCGCGATTGTTCGCTTGTGGTCGGAACGGGAACCGTAACCCATCGCAAACCCGAACAATCCGTTGTTCGTCTGGATGAACTTGCGCCGCTGGTGACTCAAGAGTTGGATCGCGGCGGACGCGTCGCCATGGTTTTTGGTCCCGAGAAGCACGGACTGACACGTCAGGATTTGTCCTATTGTCATGTACTGGTGGAGATCCCAACCGATCGGCACCAGCCTTCCATGAATCTAGGTCAAGCGGCCGCAGTATGTCTGTATGAGCTGTCCGTGCGCTCAGGACGGTCGCCAGAGGAATCACGACCCTTCGAAAATAGCCTCGATAACTCCAGAGAACGCTTACGGGCCGTCGCAGGCCCAGCACCCACTTCGAACAATCTTGATCTTCTTGCCGGACTCATCGAAGAGGTCATGGTCTTTGCAAAGTACTCGCCGAAGACCATGCAGGAGGCGAACCGGCATGACCTGCGCTTGATTCTTAGACGACTGAACCTCAATGCCCATGACAGCCGACGGCTATTGGGCCTGTTCCGTCGTATTTTGAGACGCCTTCAGCGCAATTCATCATAG
- the ybeY gene encoding rRNA maturation RNase YbeY yields MILFDPDLEADPSSHVKVPRRSESSARTPARNQRIPAPRTLAAFLREAQSAVRLRGQVTVLLTTNTAIRRLNQQFRGKNKATDVLSFPASAPGHFKIAGDLAISIPTAQRQAHELHHSLAIEIKVLMLHGLLHLAGYDHETDKGEMALREQKLRAKLRLPQGLIERTMSSATRSDGGRATTLSAPSSLQLHRGDGAKARTPKGRRP; encoded by the coding sequence ATGATCCTCTTCGACCCAGACTTGGAAGCCGACCCCTCTTCGCACGTGAAGGTGCCGAGACGGTCAGAGAGCTCCGCCCGAACCCCAGCCCGCAATCAGCGCATCCCGGCTCCCCGCACACTCGCAGCTTTTTTGCGCGAGGCGCAATCCGCCGTAAGGCTACGCGGACAGGTCACGGTCCTGCTCACAACTAACACCGCCATCCGCCGCCTGAACCAGCAATTCCGCGGCAAGAACAAAGCTACGGACGTGCTTTCCTTTCCGGCCAGTGCTCCCGGCCACTTCAAAATCGCCGGCGATCTGGCCATCAGCATCCCCACCGCACAGCGTCAGGCCCACGAACTCCACCATTCCCTCGCAATCGAGATTAAGGTCTTGATGCTTCACGGCCTTCTCCATCTTGCCGGCTACGATCACGAAACCGACAAAGGCGAAATGGCGCTCCGCGAACAAAAACTCCGCGCCAAACTGCGTCTCCCTCAAGGGCTTATCGAACGGACAATGAGTTCAGCCACAAGGTCGGATGGGGGACGCGCGACAACGTTGAGTGCCCCATCCTCGCTGCAGCTTCATCGCGGCGACGGTGCGAAGGCACGAACTCCCAAAGGTCGGCGCCCATGA
- a CDS encoding sensor domain-containing diguanylate cyclase: MNELTENRIPLDDLMVFHQLARSLNSSLDLDTILRTILDQMERIIAADMWTLLMLDESRKELYYAIASQNGEDALRDLRVKLGEGVAGWVMEHGETLIVPESEDNDPRLQQTLAADRRMVRSMIAMPLRGRKGIQGVIEILNPRASQMSDYTIAFLHILCDHAAIAIENAHDVARIQQLTITDDATGLFNVRHLYKMLEHELERSGRQRMPVSLAFIDLDRFKSVNDVHGHLIGSELLGRVGKRLKQLSREQDMCFRYGGDEFVVLMPDTAPADALVLATGLHQELTNTKFRMSNGLELSASASVGLATCPPENAAVHAIIGAADARMYAVKSNGRGKVRGE, from the coding sequence ATGAACGAGTTGACAGAGAATCGTATTCCCCTCGATGACCTAATGGTCTTCCATCAGTTGGCAAGGTCGCTCAACTCGAGCCTTGACCTGGACACAATTCTGCGCACGATCCTCGACCAGATGGAACGCATTATTGCGGCGGATATGTGGACGCTGCTGATGCTGGATGAATCGCGCAAAGAACTCTACTATGCGATCGCTTCACAAAATGGCGAGGATGCGCTCCGCGATTTGCGCGTGAAACTCGGCGAAGGCGTTGCAGGCTGGGTGATGGAACATGGTGAAACTCTCATTGTTCCCGAATCGGAAGATAACGATCCGCGCTTGCAGCAGACACTTGCCGCGGACAGGCGCATGGTGCGCTCGATGATCGCAATGCCACTGCGCGGACGAAAGGGCATCCAGGGCGTCATCGAAATTCTGAATCCGCGCGCAAGCCAGATGAGCGATTACACCATCGCCTTTCTGCATATCCTCTGCGATCACGCGGCGATTGCAATTGAGAATGCGCATGACGTCGCGCGCATCCAGCAACTCACCATTACCGACGATGCAACAGGTCTCTTCAACGTGCGACATCTTTACAAGATGTTGGAGCACGAACTGGAGCGCAGCGGACGACAACGCATGCCGGTAAGCCTTGCGTTCATTGATCTCGACCGCTTCAAGTCAGTGAACGATGTCCACGGGCACCTGATTGGAAGCGAGCTTCTGGGGCGCGTCGGAAAGCGCTTGAAGCAACTGAGCCGCGAACAGGATATGTGCTTCCGCTACGGCGGCGATGAATTCGTAGTGCTGATGCCTGATACTGCTCCGGCGGATGCGCTGGTGCTTGCAACTGGCTTGCATCAGGAACTTACGAATACAAAATTTCGCATGAGCAATGGTCTTGAACTGAGCGCGAGTGCAAGTGTGGGATTGGCAACATGCCCGCCTGAGAATGCCGCGGTGCACGCAATCATAGGCGCAGCAGATGCGCGCATGTATGCAGTTAAAAGTAACGGCCGTGGCAAAGTTCGAGGCGAATAA
- a CDS encoding VOC family protein — MAKAVGFGGVFLKASDPEKLSAWYAQHLGIPLQDGGSLAFDGPESMGMTVFAHFPSTTKYFGEGPQQAMINFRVDNMDELLAQLAADNVTIDPKREDHAYGRFAWIWDPEGNRVELWEAPRSTK, encoded by the coding sequence GTGGCCAAAGCAGTCGGATTTGGTGGTGTATTTCTCAAGGCAAGCGATCCGGAAAAGCTCTCTGCCTGGTATGCGCAACATCTCGGAATTCCTTTGCAGGATGGAGGCTCGCTCGCCTTCGACGGCCCCGAGTCCATGGGTATGACGGTGTTTGCGCATTTTCCCTCCACCACCAAATATTTTGGCGAAGGTCCGCAGCAGGCCATGATCAACTTCCGAGTCGACAATATGGACGAACTGCTCGCGCAGCTTGCCGCTGACAACGTCACCATCGATCCCAAACGCGAAGACCATGCTTATGGCCGATTTGCCTGGATATGGGACCCTGAAGGCAATCGGGTGGAGTTGTGGGAAGCACCGCGATCGACGAAGTAG
- a CDS encoding PhoH family protein translates to MGGHLNAALEITPNLEPLFGTRDENLRLMEDSLGVRIDLRSDAVHVKGPDEAVARVRGIFQDFEALRRQGINLHNGELNGMLRLVVADPATTLRSLADAGKQRSAGVKRTVQPRSINQRKYIEAIEQNDMVFGVGPAGTGKTYLAVAMAVAAMNAKKVSRIVLVRPAVEAGERLGFLPGTLQEKVDPYLRPLYDALYDLLDPEKVDKMLEKNVIEVAPLAFMRGRTLNDAFIIMDEAQNTTIEQMKMFLTRMGNNSKAVITGDITQIDLPNPRKSGLLDAINILGGVEGICFCHFADGDVVRHALVQRIVRAYEAIKPQQQELQLNLGEAIQPQGDQQAPQQAAHPAKPQ, encoded by the coding sequence ATGGGAGGCCATCTGAACGCTGCTCTGGAGATCACGCCAAATCTTGAGCCCCTATTCGGGACCCGCGATGAAAACCTCAGACTGATGGAGGATTCACTAGGTGTCAGGATCGACCTAAGATCCGACGCCGTGCACGTTAAAGGGCCGGACGAAGCGGTTGCCAGAGTCCGGGGCATTTTTCAGGATTTCGAGGCTCTCCGAAGGCAAGGCATCAATCTTCATAATGGCGAACTGAACGGCATGTTGCGCCTGGTCGTAGCCGATCCCGCCACCACGCTGCGTTCTCTTGCTGATGCCGGGAAGCAGCGCTCCGCGGGCGTTAAGCGCACCGTCCAGCCCCGTTCCATCAACCAGCGCAAATACATTGAAGCCATCGAACAGAACGACATGGTCTTCGGCGTCGGGCCGGCCGGCACGGGTAAAACTTACCTGGCCGTCGCTATGGCCGTAGCCGCCATGAATGCGAAAAAAGTGAGCCGCATTGTGCTGGTTCGCCCCGCTGTTGAAGCCGGCGAGCGTCTCGGCTTCCTGCCCGGCACCCTGCAGGAAAAGGTGGACCCGTATCTCCGTCCGCTCTACGACGCGCTCTACGACCTGCTCGATCCAGAGAAGGTCGACAAGATGCTCGAGAAGAACGTCATCGAAGTTGCGCCCCTGGCCTTCATGCGAGGCCGCACTCTCAACGACGCCTTCATCATCATGGACGAAGCGCAGAACACCACCATCGAGCAGATGAAGATGTTCCTGACCCGCATGGGGAACAACTCCAAGGCCGTCATCACCGGCGACATTACGCAGATCGATCTGCCCAATCCGCGCAAATCTGGGTTGCTTGACGCGATCAATATTCTCGGCGGTGTCGAAGGCATCTGCTTCTGTCACTTTGCCGACGGAGATGTGGTCCGCCACGCCTTGGTACAGCGCATCGTGCGTGCCTACGAAGCCATCAAGCCACAGCAGCAGGAACTCCAATTGAATCTCGGCGAGGCCATTCAACCGCAAGGCGACCAGCAGGCGCCTCAACAGGCCGCGCATCCTGCTAAACCGCAGTAA